Proteins from one Cicer arietinum cultivar CDC Frontier isolate Library 1 chromosome 3, Cicar.CDCFrontier_v2.0, whole genome shotgun sequence genomic window:
- the LOC101503815 gene encoding abscisic acid receptor PYL4 has product MLPNPTTTVPDAVARYHTHAVSPNQCCSAVIQEIAAPVSTVWSVVRRFDNPQAYKHFVKSCHVILGDGDVGTLREVRVISGLPAAVSTERLEVLDDERHVISFSMIGGDHRLANYRSVTTLHSSPISDSDGNHRSGTVVVESYVVDVPPGNTTDDTRVFVDTIVRCNLQSLAKFAENLNQR; this is encoded by the coding sequence ATGTTACCGAACCCAACAACCACCGTTCCCGACGCCGTCGCTCGCTACCACACACACGCCGTCTCCCCTAACCAGTGTTGCTCCGCCGTCATCCAAGAAATCGCCGCTCCCGTCTCCACCGTCTGGTCCGTCGTCCGCCGTTTCGACAATCCCCAAGCCTACAAACACTTTGTTAAAAGCTGCCACGTCATCCTCGGCGACGGTGACGTCGGTACACTCCGTGAAGTCCGTGTCATCTCCGGCCTTCCCGCCGCCGTCAGCACCGAACGCCTTGAAGTTCTCGACGATGAACGCCACGTCATCAGTTTCAGTATGATCGGCGGCGACCACCGCCTCGCTAACTACCGTTCTGTAACTACTCTTCATTCTAGTCCGATCTCCGATTCCGACGGTAATCACCGCTCCGGCACGGTTGTTGTTGAGTCATACGTCGTTGATGTGCCGCCGGGAAACACTACTGATGATACTCGCGTCTTTGTTGATACCATCGTTCGTTGCAACCTTCAATCGCTCGCGAAATTCGCCGAGAATTTGAATCAAAGATAA
- the LOC101504134 gene encoding protein trichome birefringence-like 34, whose translation MKIAKTNQIVVIGSTWGIRNTFNSLVAILTTLLVITTIYLTQDREGKKSQKINVSIETLSSSKCDLFSGKWIFDNESYPLYKEKQCTFMSDQLACEKFGRKDLSYQNWRWKPHQCDLPRFNATSLLERLRNKRLVFVGDSLNRGQWVSMVCLVDSIIPSSLKSMQSIANGSLNIFKAKEYNATIENYWSPLLVESNSDDPVNHRVPERTVRIKAIEKHARYWINADYIVFNTYLWWRRPLMNVLWGTFGDLDGVYKRVEMLRVYEMALRTWSDWLEVHVNRSKTRLFFVSMSPTHERAEEWGAAKGDNCYKETDMIAKEGYWGKGSDPKMMQVVEKVLDDLKTRGLSVEMLNITQLSEYRKEGHPSIYRKQWEPLTQEQISNPNGYADCIHWCLPGVPDVWNELLYAYIFDQ comes from the exons ATGAAAATTGCAAAAACAAACCAAATAGTAGTGATAGGAAGCACTTGGGGAATCAGAAACACCTTTAATTCTCTTGTAGCCATATTAACCACTCTTTTAGTTATCACAACCATTTATCTAACacaagatagagaaggaaaaaaatctcaaaaaataaATGTCTCTATTGAAACATTGTCTTCATCAAAATGTGACTTATTTTCTGGTAAGTGGATTTTTGATAATGAATCTTATCCATTATACAAAGAGAAGCAATGCACTTTCATGTCTGATCAATTGGCTTGTGAGAAGTTTGGAAGGAAGGATTTAAGTTACCAAAATTGGAGGTGGAAGCCTCACCAATGTGACTTGCCTAG gtTCAATGCCACATCATTGCTTGAAAGGCTAAGGAACAAGAGGCTTGTGTTTGTGGGAGATTCACTCAATAGAGGTCAATGGGTTTCTATGGTTTGCCTTGTTGATTCTATAATTCCATCATCTCTCAAATCCATGCAATCCATTGCCAATGGTTCACTAAACATTTTCAAAGCCAAA GAATACAATGCAACCATTGAGAATTATTGGTCCCCATTATTAGTAGAATCAAACTCAGATGATCCAGTAAACCATAGGGTACCCGAAAGGACTGTTAGAATCAAGGCAATTGAAAAGCATGCAAGGTACTGGATTAATGCTGACTATATAGTTTTCAACACTTACCTCTGGTGGAGAAGGCCTCTTATGAATGTTTT GTGGGGTACATTTGGAGATCTAGATGGGGTTTATAAAAGAGTTGAAATGTTGAGAGTCTATGAAATGGCTCTAAGGACATGGTCCGATTGGTTGGAAGTTCATGTCAATCGTAGCAAGACCCGTTTGTTTTTCGTTAGCATGTCACCCACTCATGAAAG gGCTGAGGAATGGGGAGCTGCTAAGGGGGACAATTGTTACAAAGAAACTGATATGATTGCAAAAGAAGGGTATTGGGGGAAAGGGTCTGATCCTAAAATGATGCAAGTGGTGGAGAAGGTGCTTGATGATTTGAAAACAAGAGGTTTAAGTGTTGAAATGCTTAACATCACACAACTCTCAGAATACAGAAAAGAAGGCCACCCCTCTATCTATCGAAAGCAGTGGGAACCTCTAACTCAAGAACAGATATCAAATCCAAATGGTTATGCAGATTGCATACATTGGTGCCTACCAGGAGTTCCTGATGTATGGAATGAGCTCCTTTATGCCTACATTTTCGATCAATAA
- the LOC101504673 gene encoding proteasome subunit alpha type-4-like, with amino-acid sequence MSRRYDSRTTIFSPEGRLYQVEYAMEAIGNAGTAIGILSKDGVVLVGEKKVTSKLLQTSTSTEKMYKIDDHVACAVAGIMSDANILINTARIQAQRYSFAYQEPMPVEQLVQSLCDTKQGYTQFGGLRPFGVSFLFAGWDKNFGFQLYMSDPSGNYGGWKAGAIGANNQAAQSILKQDYKDDITREEAVQLALKVLSKTMDSTSLTSEKLELAEVFLSPAGKVKYQVCSPENLTKLLVKSGVTQPATDTA; translated from the coding sequence ATGTCTCGAAGATATGATAGTCGTACAACAATATTCTCTCCTGAAGGACGGCTTTACCAAGTGGAGTATGCAATGGAGGCTATCGGAAATGCTGGTACTGCTATAGGAATCTTGTCCAAAGACGGAGTTGTTCTGGTTGGTGAAAAGAAGGTGACATCCAAGCTGCTGCAAACCTCAACTTCAACCGAAAAAATGTACAAGATTGATGATCATGTTGCATGTGCTGTTGCTGGGATTATGTCTGATGCCAACATCCTAATCAATACTGCTAGGATCCAAGCACAACGTTACTCATTTGCGTACCAAGAGCCAATGCCCGTTGAACAGTTGGTTCAATCTCTCTGCGATACCAAGCAAGGTTACACACAATTTGGTGGTCTCCGTCCATTTGGAGTCTCTTTCCTGTTTGCAGGCTGGGACAAAAATTTTGGCTTTCAACTTTACATGAGTGACCCTAGTGGAAACTACGGCGGTTGGAAAGCCGGTGCTATTGGTGCGAACAACCAAGCAGCACAATCAATTCTAAAACAGGACTATAAGGATGATATCACAAGGGAAGAAGCGGTTCAACTCGCACTGAAAGTACTGAGTAAAACTATGGACAGTACTAGTCTTACCTCAGAAAAGCTTGAACTTGCAGAAGTTTTTCTTTCACCTGCCGGAAAAGTCAAGTATCAAGTCTGCTCCCCAGAGAACTTGACTAAGCTGTTGGTGAAGTCTGGTGTGACCCAACCAGCAACAGACACTGCTTAG